Proteins from one Dysgonomonas sp. HDW5A genomic window:
- a CDS encoding OstA-like protein, translating to MNNDIKNSPRNRRKMHIAAILCLLIIYVSAQALVQQKKPQHPIGPQTAASAGNKKVIQLIKALTLDKRIGFDPQILIDSVVLYHDGAFMYCDSAYLDEATNQFEAFGTVRVEQGDTLFLYGSYLQYDGNTQLLKVRNNVRLVNRDVTLFTDSLDYDRLNNIGYYFDGGMLVDSLNELTSYWGQYEPSKQLALFRDSVKLTNPKFVMFTDTLLYNTNNKVATILGPTRIESDSAIIYSTKGWYDTNTEQSLLLDQSRIVNKEGNRTLIGDSISYHKKEGYGEIFGNMFLQDTIKKIILTGNYGFYNEITNYAMATDSARAIEYSQPDSLFLHADTLKLITDSVYREIKGYYNVRFYRTDLQGVCDSLVFKTKDSILYMYKNPVLWNETNQISGDSISIFFNDSTIDRAHIRPNAFSIEQKDSTHFNQLKGRSLKAFFEDKQIKHILVEGNAESIFYPEEKDKSMMGMNQTESGYLSIDFKDKKIEKLKLWPQSTGKMIPLSDLKPDQGKLRDFEWLDYIRPLDRDDVFRKVKRKGGNSPGKRRSNKPAVETVE from the coding sequence ATGAATAACGATATAAAGAATTCTCCAAGAAACAGGCGCAAAATGCACATAGCAGCTATTTTGTGCCTGCTTATTATATATGTTTCGGCTCAGGCTTTGGTACAACAGAAAAAGCCCCAGCACCCGATTGGTCCTCAAACAGCCGCATCGGCAGGTAATAAGAAAGTTATACAATTAATAAAAGCATTAACTCTCGATAAACGTATTGGATTCGATCCTCAGATATTAATAGACAGCGTAGTCTTGTATCACGATGGTGCCTTTATGTATTGTGACAGTGCCTATCTCGACGAAGCGACCAATCAGTTTGAAGCATTCGGTACGGTACGTGTCGAACAAGGAGATACACTCTTTCTGTATGGCAGTTACCTGCAATACGATGGAAATACCCAACTGCTAAAAGTTAGAAATAATGTACGATTAGTAAATCGTGATGTAACCTTGTTCACCGACAGCCTCGATTACGACAGGCTCAATAATATAGGATACTACTTTGATGGAGGAATGCTTGTAGACTCTCTCAATGAGCTAACGTCATACTGGGGACAATATGAGCCGTCGAAACAGCTTGCTTTATTTAGAGACAGTGTAAAACTTACTAATCCTAAATTTGTAATGTTTACCGATACTCTCTTATACAATACCAATAATAAAGTTGCTACCATATTAGGACCTACCCGAATAGAATCTGACAGTGCTATTATATATTCAACAAAAGGATGGTATGACACTAATACCGAGCAATCATTATTGTTAGACCAATCGAGAATTGTAAACAAAGAAGGAAACAGAACTCTTATAGGAGATTCCATATCGTACCATAAAAAAGAAGGTTATGGAGAAATATTCGGTAATATGTTTTTACAGGATACTATCAAAAAGATTATACTGACGGGCAATTATGGTTTTTATAACGAAATTACCAACTATGCTATGGCTACCGACTCGGCTCGTGCCATTGAATATTCTCAGCCTGACAGCCTTTTTCTGCATGCCGATACTCTTAAACTTATTACCGATTCGGTATATAGAGAGATTAAGGGTTATTACAATGTTCGTTTCTATCGTACCGACTTGCAGGGTGTATGCGATTCGCTGGTATTTAAAACCAAAGATTCTATTCTGTACATGTACAAAAATCCGGTTCTATGGAATGAAACAAATCAGATATCAGGAGATTCCATTAGTATCTTTTTCAATGACAGTACAATTGACAGAGCCCATATAAGACCTAATGCTTTTTCGATAGAACAGAAAGATTCCACACATTTCAATCAACTCAAAGGACGAAGCCTAAAAGCCTTCTTCGAAGATAAGCAGATTAAACACATATTGGTTGAAGGTAACGCCGAATCGATATTCTATCCTGAAGAGAAAGACAAGTCGATGATGGGAATGAATCAGACAGAAAGTGGTTATCTGTCTATTGATTTCAAAGATAAGAAAATAGAAAAACTAAAGCTCTGGCCTCAATCCACAGGAAAAATGATCCCTCTTTCGGATTTGAAACCCGATCAAGGTAAACTCCGGGATTTTGAATGGCTCGATTATATACGCCCTCTTGATAGGGATGATGTATTCAGGAAGGTTAAAAGAAAAGGAGGAAACAGCCCCGGCAAACGACGATCCAATAAACCGGCGGTCGAGACTGTCGAATAG
- the mutL gene encoding DNA mismatch repair endonuclease MutL: MNDIIHLLPDSIANQIAAGEVVQRPASIVKELLENSIDAGATSIQLIIKDAGRTLIQVIDNGKGMSATDARLAFERHATSKIRTAEDLFALRTMGFRGEALPSIAAVAHVELKTKRKEDQVGTHLVIAGSAVEKQEEIACADGSNFAIKNIFFNVPARRKFLKSNETERKNILTELERVAMVNSEIEFSFIENDIEVIKYPASNLKQRIISVIGKSFNQQLISIEIETTIAKIYGFVGKPESARKARAQQYFFVNGRYMRHPYFAKAITSAFAPLIPVGENPNFFIYIEVSPDTIDVNIHPTKTEIKFENEQPIWQILAATVKEALGKFNEVPTIDFDTLDAIDIPIHNPNTNATRPQINVNPAYNPFKSSSGGQSSGSSSYQRPNFDWESLYKGFETDTNIESSEVREAIEIRSSDSDLFEENPASLHYQYKNKYILTSVKSGLMMIDQRRAHVRILFDQFLQNIKLKRGISQRTLFPEIVEFSSSEAAMIPYLLDDIEAVGFDLSNLGNNSYAINGVPSEIDKINSVELIHNMVSKSIETGSDVKEEIQEALALSLAYAAAIPYGHRLTNDETSDIVNRLLASPSHKYTPDGKLIISILDDIEVDKRFK; this comes from the coding sequence ATGAATGATATTATACATTTACTACCCGATTCAATAGCTAACCAGATAGCAGCGGGTGAAGTTGTACAACGCCCGGCATCTATAGTCAAAGAGCTTCTCGAGAATTCTATTGATGCAGGGGCAACCAGCATTCAACTTATAATAAAAGATGCCGGACGCACACTTATACAGGTAATAGATAATGGAAAAGGTATGTCTGCCACTGACGCTCGACTTGCCTTTGAAAGACATGCCACATCCAAGATTCGTACTGCAGAAGATCTGTTCGCTCTTCGCACGATGGGATTTCGTGGAGAAGCTTTACCGTCTATTGCGGCAGTAGCACATGTTGAGCTAAAGACAAAACGCAAAGAAGATCAAGTGGGTACACATCTGGTTATTGCAGGATCTGCTGTTGAAAAACAGGAAGAAATAGCTTGTGCCGATGGTAGTAATTTTGCTATTAAAAATATCTTCTTTAATGTACCTGCACGCCGGAAATTTTTAAAATCGAATGAAACCGAACGTAAAAATATACTTACCGAACTAGAGAGGGTTGCGATGGTAAATTCTGAAATTGAATTTTCGTTTATCGAGAATGATATAGAAGTTATCAAATATCCGGCTTCCAACCTTAAGCAACGTATTATAAGTGTGATTGGAAAAAGCTTCAATCAACAACTGATTTCGATAGAAATAGAAACTACCATCGCTAAGATATACGGTTTTGTAGGTAAGCCCGAATCGGCTCGAAAAGCCCGTGCTCAACAATACTTCTTTGTAAATGGCAGATATATGAGACATCCTTATTTTGCTAAAGCTATCACATCTGCATTTGCACCATTGATTCCGGTCGGAGAAAATCCTAATTTCTTCATTTATATAGAAGTTAGTCCTGATACAATTGATGTCAATATACATCCGACCAAGACCGAAATTAAGTTTGAAAACGAGCAACCCATCTGGCAAATACTTGCAGCAACTGTAAAAGAGGCTTTAGGCAAGTTTAATGAAGTACCTACTATTGATTTTGATACATTAGATGCCATTGACATACCTATACATAATCCGAATACCAATGCTACCCGTCCACAGATAAATGTAAACCCTGCATACAATCCTTTTAAATCATCATCAGGAGGACAAAGCTCTGGTAGTAGCAGCTATCAGCGTCCTAACTTCGATTGGGAAAGTTTATACAAAGGGTTCGAAACTGATACCAATATAGAAAGTTCAGAAGTTAGAGAAGCCATCGAAATACGATCATCAGATTCTGACCTATTTGAAGAAAACCCAGCCTCATTACACTATCAATACAAAAATAAGTATATCCTGACATCAGTAAAATCAGGATTAATGATGATTGATCAGCGTAGAGCACACGTGCGCATATTATTCGATCAGTTCCTCCAAAATATAAAGCTCAAAAGAGGAATTTCTCAACGGACATTATTTCCTGAGATTGTAGAATTCTCATCGTCAGAAGCCGCTATGATCCCCTACTTGCTCGATGATATTGAAGCTGTGGGTTTCGATCTCAGTAATCTGGGTAATAACTCGTATGCTATAAACGGTGTGCCTTCGGAAATAGACAAGATAAATTCGGTTGAACTTATCCACAATATGGTTTCTAAAAGTATCGAAACCGGAAGCGATGTAAAAGAAGAGATACAGGAAGCATTAGCATTATCTCTGGCCTATGCAGCAGCAATTCCATATGGACATAGGTTGACGAATGATGAAACAAGCGATATCGTAAACCGCTTATTAGCATCACCATCACATAAATATACACCTGATGGAAAGCTGATCATTTCAATTTTAGATGATATTGAGGTCGATAAAAGATTTAAATAA
- a CDS encoding cysteine hydrolase family protein, producing the protein MKKISLIVLLLITTLMMTAQQKALVIIDIQNDYFTGGNMPLIGSDEAVLNAKSVLEQFRKEGLPVIHIQHISDRPGSTFFVPGTQGVEIHSEVAPLSSEKVITKHFPNSFRETELQAYLKEQGISDLVICGMMTSMCVDATTRAAKDFGYNCTVIGDACAAPNLQLNGKTIPGENVHEAFLAALSYFYATVVNAEDYLNN; encoded by the coding sequence ATGAAAAAGATAAGTTTAATTGTATTATTACTAATTACCACATTAATGATGACTGCACAACAAAAAGCATTGGTTATAATAGACATACAGAATGATTATTTTACGGGAGGAAATATGCCTCTAATAGGAAGTGACGAAGCGGTCTTAAACGCCAAATCGGTATTGGAGCAATTTCGAAAAGAAGGATTGCCGGTTATACATATACAACATATCTCGGATCGTCCGGGTTCTACATTTTTTGTGCCTGGTACACAAGGTGTAGAGATTCATTCGGAAGTAGCTCCTCTGAGTAGCGAGAAAGTAATTACAAAGCATTTTCCCAATAGCTTTAGAGAAACTGAGCTTCAGGCTTATTTGAAGGAACAGGGTATATCGGATCTTGTTATTTGTGGGATGATGACAAGTATGTGTGTTGATGCAACTACACGTGCAGCCAAAGATTTTGGTTACAACTGTACGGTAATAGGTGATGCGTGTGCAGCTCCTAATTTACAGCTTAATGGAAAAACTATTCCTGGCGAGAATGTGCACGAAGCTTTTTTAGCAGCATTAAGCTATTTTTATGCTACGGTCGTGAATGCTGAAGACTATTTGAATAACTAG
- the pncB gene encoding nicotinate phosphoribosyltransferase, with amino-acid sequence MIIKHFTDNDLYKFSVMLAIQKLYPRSYVRYEFINRGHTEFPEGFAERLKEEVVAMTKLKMTKEEKRYIERRCYFFDPAFIDFLEGYQYNPDEVLITQEGGDLKVSIEGYWYRTVLWEVPLMAMISELYFIMTGQAPQGVKEKTVEKAKGLVAMKADYSDFGTRRRFSFDVHDEVVGALRENSGEYFKGTSNVYLAMKHNTTPIGTMPHEWFMYHGALFGYRAANIKALEAWVEVFQGSLGITLTDTYTTDSFFKSFSLKQAKLFDGVRCDSGDVIEFTEKAIQFYKENRIDPASKTIVYSDSLNLEEVKRIKDFVGDRVHDTYGIGTYFTNDVGVKPLNIVIKLSAIKANPKGEFLQAVKLSDVMGKNTGNEREIEICKLTLGID; translated from the coding sequence ATGATTATAAAACATTTTACAGACAACGACTTATATAAGTTTTCTGTAATGCTAGCTATTCAAAAACTGTATCCACGTTCGTATGTAAGATACGAATTTATAAATAGAGGTCATACCGAATTTCCGGAAGGTTTTGCTGAACGTCTTAAAGAAGAGGTTGTAGCAATGACAAAGCTGAAAATGACCAAAGAGGAAAAGCGATACATCGAAAGACGTTGTTATTTCTTCGATCCGGCATTTATAGACTTTCTCGAAGGATATCAATACAATCCGGATGAAGTTCTTATAACTCAAGAAGGTGGTGATTTGAAAGTCTCTATTGAAGGCTATTGGTATCGTACCGTTCTTTGGGAAGTGCCGCTTATGGCAATGATCTCGGAATTGTATTTTATAATGACGGGGCAGGCTCCGCAGGGTGTAAAGGAAAAGACTGTGGAGAAAGCCAAAGGATTGGTCGCAATGAAAGCCGATTATTCGGATTTTGGTACACGTCGTCGTTTCTCATTCGATGTACACGATGAAGTGGTAGGAGCCCTTCGTGAAAATTCGGGAGAGTACTTCAAAGGAACAAGCAATGTATATCTGGCGATGAAACACAATACTACACCTATCGGTACTATGCCGCACGAATGGTTTATGTATCACGGTGCATTGTTCGGTTATCGAGCTGCAAACATAAAGGCACTCGAAGCTTGGGTAGAGGTGTTTCAAGGAAGCTTAGGGATTACATTGACCGATACGTATACTACGGACTCTTTTTTCAAATCATTTAGCTTGAAACAGGCTAAACTATTCGATGGAGTACGTTGCGATAGCGGTGATGTTATTGAATTTACAGAAAAGGCAATTCAATTTTATAAAGAAAACAGGATTGATCCTGCATCTAAAACCATAGTGTATAGTGATTCGCTAAATCTGGAAGAAGTAAAACGAATCAAAGACTTTGTGGGAGACCGTGTCCACGATACATATGGAATAGGTACTTATTTTACCAATGATGTAGGTGTAAAGCCTTTGAATATCGTGATTAAATTATCAGCTATAAAAGCGAACCCTAAAGGAGAGTTTCTTCAAGCAGTGAAGCTTTCGGATGTTATGGGTAAAAATACGGGTAACGAAAGAGAAATTGAAATCTGTAAATTAACACTGGGAATAGATTGA
- the rlmD gene encoding 23S rRNA (uracil(1939)-C(5))-methyltransferase RlmD codes for MRKDRKPQPIYPSVEIVDIAAEGKAIAKIDNMIVFVPFVVPGDIVDLQLSRKKKNYAEGKPVRFEKYSDIRTEAFCEHFGVCGGCKWQILPYQEQLRYKHKQVEDNLTRIGKVDLPEIQPILGSEKTEFYRNKLEFTFSNKKWLTWEQVQSGVTFDNMNAVGFHIPGCFDKVLEINKCWLQDDVSNQLRNFVREYCYAKEYTFFDLRNRGGLMRTLIIRTSTTGELMVIVVFYDDEKEKHEDLLNAIAEKFPQITSLLYIINQKANDTITDQEVLTWKGNDYIYEEMEGLKFKIGPKSFYQTNSEQAYNLYKITRDFAGLTGNELVYDLYTGTGTIANFVARNARKVVGIEYVEDAIEDAKFNSQNNKTENTLFYAGDMKDILTQDFINEHGKPDVIITDPPRAGMHDNVIEAILFAEPERVVYVSCNPATQARDLNLLDAKYKVEKVQPVDMFPHTHHVENVVLLIKK; via the coding sequence ATGAGAAAAGATAGAAAACCCCAACCTATATATCCATCAGTGGAGATAGTAGATATTGCTGCCGAAGGTAAGGCTATTGCCAAGATCGATAACATGATCGTGTTCGTTCCCTTCGTGGTTCCCGGTGATATCGTTGATCTTCAACTGAGCCGTAAGAAAAAGAACTATGCTGAAGGAAAACCTGTTCGTTTCGAGAAATACTCGGATATACGTACCGAAGCATTTTGTGAACACTTCGGGGTTTGTGGAGGTTGTAAGTGGCAGATTCTTCCTTATCAGGAGCAATTAAGATACAAGCATAAACAAGTAGAGGATAACTTGACTCGCATCGGTAAAGTTGATTTGCCGGAGATTCAACCGATCTTAGGATCTGAGAAAACAGAGTTTTACAGAAACAAGTTGGAGTTTACTTTCTCCAATAAAAAATGGCTGACTTGGGAGCAGGTTCAGTCAGGAGTAACGTTCGATAATATGAATGCTGTCGGTTTTCATATTCCCGGCTGTTTCGATAAAGTATTAGAGATTAATAAGTGTTGGTTACAAGACGATGTGTCTAATCAACTGCGTAATTTCGTACGTGAATATTGCTATGCTAAAGAATATACATTCTTCGATCTGAGAAACAGAGGAGGATTGATGCGTACCTTAATCATTCGTACATCTACTACAGGAGAGCTAATGGTGATTGTGGTATTCTACGATGATGAGAAAGAGAAACATGAAGACCTGCTAAATGCTATTGCAGAGAAGTTCCCACAAATAACTTCTTTATTGTATATTATCAATCAAAAAGCCAACGATACAATAACCGATCAGGAAGTGTTGACATGGAAAGGCAATGACTATATATATGAAGAGATGGAAGGTCTGAAATTTAAAATAGGCCCTAAGTCATTCTATCAAACCAATAGCGAACAGGCTTATAATCTGTACAAAATAACTCGTGACTTTGCCGGATTAACAGGCAATGAACTTGTATATGATTTATATACAGGAACAGGTACTATTGCTAATTTTGTGGCTCGTAATGCCCGAAAAGTTGTAGGTATAGAGTATGTTGAAGATGCTATTGAAGATGCAAAATTCAACTCTCAAAATAATAAAACAGAAAATACCCTGTTTTATGCAGGTGATATGAAGGATATCCTAACACAGGATTTTATCAATGAACATGGTAAGCCCGATGTGATTATAACCGATCCTCCCCGTGCAGGTATGCACGATAATGTTATCGAAGCTATTTTGTTTGCAGAACCAGAGCGTGTGGTTTATGTGAGCTGTAATCCTGCAACTCAGGCAAGAGACTTGAATCTGTTGGATGCTAAATATAAGGTGGAGAAAGTTCAGCCGGTGGATATGTTCCCACATACGCATCATGTCGAAAATGTAGTTTTGTTAATTAAGAAATAA
- a CDS encoding peptide MFS transporter — translation MTKFSKAFWVANSVELLERLAYYAVFIVLTIYLSNVWGFSDVESGLISGTFSALLYFLPTFVGAYADKIGFRTSIIIAFTLLTVGYFGLGIFPTMFENAGLVSYGAGTGEGMFSSFFEERGFVTFGHDTTFTGLLESSQRWAIVPILLLIVIGGAFIKSVISGTVARETTESTRARGFAIFYMMVNIGAFTGKTVVDPLRKSLGDLGLVYLNYFSASMTLLALVAVYFFYQSSNTSGQGKTFSDILKALGKVCMNGRLIVLILIVSGFWMVQQQMYATMPKYVIRLVGQEASPGWIANVNPLVVFLLVNLVTTLMQKRSALASMTVGMFIIPISAAIMAGGSMMGNELLFGTIHPVTFMMIVGIAFQALAECFISPRFLEYFSFQSPKGEEGLYLGFSHLHSFVSSLLAFGISGFLLQRYCPDPKGFSSPEAYAAATEHAHYIWFFFFGIGLVSAIALVIYGKITRKMDAEKAGMA, via the coding sequence ATGACTAAATTCTCTAAAGCCTTTTGGGTTGCCAACTCCGTCGAATTGTTGGAAAGGCTGGCTTATTATGCCGTCTTCATCGTTCTTACTATTTATCTGTCCAATGTTTGGGGTTTTTCCGATGTTGAATCGGGTTTAATCTCAGGAACATTTTCCGCATTGCTTTACTTCCTCCCTACATTTGTTGGTGCATACGCTGATAAAATAGGATTCCGTACATCCATTATTATAGCTTTTACACTACTTACTGTCGGATATTTTGGTCTGGGGATATTTCCTACCATGTTCGAAAATGCAGGCTTGGTTAGCTATGGTGCAGGAACGGGAGAAGGTATGTTCTCTTCATTTTTCGAAGAAAGAGGTTTTGTTACCTTTGGTCATGACACTACGTTCACAGGACTTCTCGAAAGTTCGCAACGATGGGCAATAGTACCTATCCTTCTATTGATTGTGATTGGTGGAGCATTTATAAAATCGGTAATATCGGGAACGGTAGCTCGCGAAACAACTGAAAGCACTCGTGCGAGAGGATTTGCCATATTTTATATGATGGTAAATATCGGAGCTTTTACAGGAAAAACTGTAGTAGACCCGCTTCGTAAAAGTCTTGGAGATTTAGGTTTGGTGTATCTGAACTACTTCTCGGCTTCGATGACATTACTGGCTTTGGTAGCTGTTTATTTCTTTTACCAGTCGTCAAATACATCAGGACAAGGTAAAACCTTCTCCGATATATTGAAAGCATTAGGAAAAGTGTGTATGAACGGACGTTTAATCGTTCTTATCCTTATTGTCAGCGGTTTCTGGATGGTACAACAACAAATGTATGCTACCATGCCTAAATATGTAATTCGTTTGGTAGGGCAGGAGGCTTCTCCCGGATGGATTGCAAACGTAAATCCGTTGGTCGTATTCCTATTGGTCAATTTGGTAACTACTCTAATGCAAAAGCGTTCGGCTCTAGCATCCATGACAGTGGGTATGTTTATCATCCCTATATCTGCGGCTATCATGGCTGGAGGTTCTATGATGGGCAACGAATTGCTGTTCGGTACTATTCACCCTGTAACGTTCATGATGATTGTAGGTATTGCATTTCAGGCGTTGGCGGAATGTTTTATCTCACCCCGTTTCTTGGAGTATTTTTCTTTCCAATCACCTAAAGGAGAAGAAGGACTTTACTTAGGATTCAGTCACTTACACTCGTTTGTGTCGTCGTTGCTTGCGTTTGGTATCTCGGGATTTTTATTGCAAAGATATTGCCCCGATCCGAAAGGGTTTTCATCTCCCGAAGCATATGCAGCAGCTACAGAACATGCACATTATATCTGGTTTTTCTTCTTTGGTATAGGACTGGTCTCGGCTATTGCCCTTGTTATCTATGGAAAGATAACCCGAAAGATGGACGCCGAAAAAGCCGGAATGGCATAA
- a CDS encoding porin family protein: MIKRTLAVLLFALICVKGYSQTKFTPEWNFGANFGVNLSNMSFVTTDPSQGLDTKMLQQYKGGVSARYISEKNLGFIAELNYSQQGYEQKFPVENTDSSRFTQKLAYIQIPFLTHIYFGDKKRVFVNLGPQISFLVGEQKTRDLSTSDYDESKAWEHYNQKVQNKFDYGLVFGLGFELRTGAGNFALEGRYYMGFSDIYSSHKTDPFSRSANRVISIAATYYMKPF, encoded by the coding sequence ATGATAAAAAGAACCCTGGCTGTTTTACTTTTCGCTTTAATATGCGTGAAAGGATACTCTCAAACTAAATTTACTCCCGAATGGAATTTTGGAGCCAATTTTGGAGTCAACTTATCTAATATGAGTTTTGTAACTACTGATCCAAGTCAAGGACTGGATACTAAAATGTTGCAACAATATAAAGGTGGAGTATCAGCACGATATATTTCGGAGAAAAATTTAGGTTTTATTGCCGAGCTAAATTACAGCCAACAAGGGTATGAGCAAAAATTTCCTGTAGAAAATACAGATTCTTCAAGATTTACGCAGAAGTTAGCTTATATACAGATTCCTTTTCTTACGCATATTTACTTTGGAGATAAAAAGCGTGTTTTTGTAAATCTCGGACCTCAGATTAGCTTTTTGGTCGGTGAACAAAAAACAAGAGATTTATCAACATCAGATTATGATGAATCAAAAGCATGGGAACATTATAATCAAAAAGTTCAGAATAAATTCGATTACGGATTAGTTTTCGGACTGGGTTTTGAGCTACGTACGGGAGCCGGTAATTTCGCCTTAGAGGGACGCTATTATATGGGATTTTCGGATATTTACAGCAGTCATAAAACAGATCCTTTTTCAAGGTCGGCCAACAGAGTTATATCTATAGCTGCCACCTACTACATGAAACCGTTTTAA
- a CDS encoding LysM peptidoglycan-binding domain-containing protein yields MNFKYVKSIIAGCYLVIATTFSMSATEGIHASILKIEILQDNGKYKKHTVTKGETAYSIARLYNISVGDIYALNPQSDKGLKLGEEIKIPTKSSPSTQIASASGKSYLVKSKETLYSIAKQFDIKVDDLVNANPELKVKPLSEGQSLVIPTGKYTAQAPITPAPASKSHFIEHNVAAKETLYGIAKQYNTTPEALTDFNPVLKDGLKQGMTILIPTLQSGSGVSSSPSGQTPVSTLRDVDAIKIGVVLPFLNKSQGKSARFVEYYEGFLLALEEMKAKGLSANVYVFDMGSETGTTKLKSLLDTYEMKDLDLIIGGVSSDQIDVISNFAKKQGIKYAIPFPTKTDETQRNNQIFQLNSPHEILYANTAKAFADMFGNANVIYVTESGGSNDKKDFVSALNMQLSQRGMKANSIAANQNLTSNLSLALDRNRKNVIVAASGSAQLLQNLLPALNSIKEEQPNTSISLFGYTEWQTYAQFFNDFYKNDTYIFTPFYLSDDDYKTKQFVSNYQRWYNNKSLINTYPKYAALGYDTGIYFLTALLKYGKNFESAVNSVSVPALQTPINFDKTNANGGYMNNGFYIIHYKANGSVDKIEYGK; encoded by the coding sequence ATGAACTTTAAATACGTTAAATCCATTATTGCAGGTTGTTATCTGGTTATAGCAACTACATTTTCTATGTCTGCAACAGAAGGGATTCATGCATCGATTTTAAAAATTGAAATTCTGCAAGATAATGGAAAATATAAAAAGCATACGGTCACTAAGGGCGAAACAGCTTACTCTATAGCACGCTTATATAATATTTCGGTAGGAGACATTTATGCTTTGAACCCTCAGTCGGATAAAGGGCTGAAACTGGGTGAAGAAATAAAGATACCTACAAAAAGCTCACCTTCAACACAAATAGCAAGTGCATCAGGCAAATCTTATTTAGTGAAATCGAAAGAAACACTCTATTCGATAGCTAAACAGTTCGATATAAAAGTGGATGATCTGGTAAATGCTAATCCCGAATTGAAAGTGAAACCTTTAAGTGAAGGTCAGTCATTGGTTATTCCAACCGGAAAATATACAGCACAAGCACCTATAACGCCTGCACCAGCTTCTAAAAGCCATTTTATAGAACATAATGTTGCTGCTAAAGAAACTCTTTATGGTATTGCAAAACAATACAATACAACTCCCGAGGCTTTAACGGACTTTAATCCTGTATTGAAAGACGGTTTGAAGCAGGGGATGACTATTCTCATACCAACTTTACAAAGCGGAAGTGGTGTCTCATCTTCTCCAAGCGGTCAGACCCCGGTGAGTACATTGAGAGATGTTGATGCTATTAAGATAGGTGTCGTTCTTCCTTTCCTGAATAAATCACAAGGCAAGAGTGCCCGATTTGTAGAGTATTACGAAGGCTTCTTGTTGGCTTTGGAAGAAATGAAAGCAAAAGGGCTTTCGGCAAATGTATATGTTTTTGATATGGGGTCTGAAACAGGGACTACCAAACTCAAAAGTTTATTGGATACTTACGAAATGAAAGATTTAGATCTTATTATCGGTGGGGTTTCTTCTGATCAGATAGATGTAATTTCGAACTTTGCCAAAAAGCAAGGAATAAAATACGCCATTCCTTTTCCAACTAAAACAGACGAAACTCAAAGGAATAATCAAATATTTCAATTAAACTCACCTCACGAGATTCTGTATGCAAATACGGCAAAAGCATTTGCAGATATGTTTGGCAATGCGAATGTTATCTATGTAACAGAAAGTGGAGGAAGTAATGACAAAAAAGATTTTGTTTCTGCCCTGAATATGCAATTGAGTCAAAGAGGGATGAAGGCTAATTCTATTGCAGCCAATCAAAATCTGACATCCAACTTATCTTTGGCGTTAGATCGTAACCGCAAAAATGTCATAGTGGCCGCTTCGGGTTCAGCCCAATTACTACAAAACCTATTGCCCGCTCTCAATTCGATAAAAGAAGAGCAACCTAATACCAGTATCTCATTATTCGGATATACCGAGTGGCAGACATATGCTCAGTTCTTTAATGATTTTTATAAAAACGATACGTATATATTTACTCCGTTTTATTTATCTGATGACGACTACAAAACCAAACAGTTTGTATCGAATTATCAGAGATGGTATAATAACAAATCGTTAATTAATACTTATCCCAAATACGCTGCTTTAGGATATGATACAGGAATTTATTTTCTTACGGCACTGCTTAAATACGGAAAGAACTTCGAGTCTGCTGTCAATTCAGTATCAGTACCTGCCTTGCAAACTCCTATTAATTTTGATAAAACCAATGCGAATGGCGGCTATATGAACAATGGATTTTATATAATTCATTACAAAGCGAATGGTAGCGTTGATAAAATAGAATACGGCAAATGA